A genome region from Mesorhizobium sp. B2-1-8 includes the following:
- a CDS encoding DUF721 domain-containing protein, which yields MAGKRPFGNPVPVSDLATEILDPVLRRRAGISIGLVQSWEEIAGPRLAIHSRPEKIQWPRRLHEDDPFEPAVLVIACEGMAALHLQHETGEIINRVNAFLGFTAIGRIRIVQRPVSSGKARPRPALRPLSAAEKAKLADTVGLIEDDGLRASLERLGATILGGRKA from the coding sequence ATGGCAGGGAAAAGGCCCTTCGGCAATCCCGTTCCGGTGAGCGATCTCGCCACCGAGATCCTCGACCCGGTGCTGCGCAGGCGGGCAGGCATATCGATCGGTCTCGTCCAGTCCTGGGAAGAGATTGCCGGACCGCGCCTGGCCATCCACTCGCGGCCCGAAAAGATCCAGTGGCCGCGCCGCCTGCACGAGGATGATCCGTTCGAGCCGGCCGTGCTGGTCATCGCCTGCGAAGGCATGGCCGCGCTTCATCTGCAGCACGAGACCGGCGAGATCATCAACCGGGTGAACGCCTTCCTGGGCTTTACCGCGATAGGTCGCATCAGGATCGTGCAAAGGCCGGTAAGCTCCGGAAAGGCCCGGCCCAGGCCTGCCCTCAGGCCACTGAGCGCGGCGGAAAAGGCGAAATTGGCCGATACTGTCGGGCTGATCGAGGATGACGGGCTGCGCGCCTCGCTGGAAAGGCTGGGTGCGACCATTTTGGGCGGAAGGAAAGCCTAG
- a CDS encoding HAD family hydrolase, which yields MTEIRHIVFDIGRVLIHYDPNIPFSRLIPDAEERKWFFDNVCTHDWNIEQDRGRTWEEAEALLVAEHPEHAENIRNFRRHWHEMVPHAYDDSVAIMLGLIESGHDVTMLTNFASDTLAEARERFDFLDRPRGVTISGEIGKIKPDRGIYDHHVAAFGLEPSATLFIDDSQKNVDGAKAAGWQAVLFTDAGTLQADLQRFGINA from the coding sequence ATGACTGAAATCCGCCACATCGTTTTCGACATCGGCCGCGTGCTGATCCACTACGATCCGAACATCCCGTTCAGTCGCCTCATTCCCGATGCCGAAGAGCGAAAATGGTTCTTCGACAATGTCTGCACGCATGACTGGAACATCGAACAGGATCGCGGCCGGACATGGGAAGAGGCCGAGGCGCTACTGGTTGCGGAGCACCCCGAGCACGCCGAAAACATCCGCAATTTCCGCCGCCACTGGCACGAGATGGTTCCGCACGCCTATGACGACAGCGTCGCCATCATGCTCGGCCTGATCGAAAGCGGCCATGATGTCACCATGCTGACCAACTTTGCCTCCGACACGCTTGCCGAAGCGCGCGAACGCTTCGATTTCCTGGATCGCCCGCGCGGCGTCACTATCTCCGGCGAGATCGGCAAGATCAAGCCGGACCGCGGCATTTACGACCATCACGTGGCTGCGTTCGGCCTCGAGCCGTCCGCGACGCTGTTCATCGACGACAGCCAGAAGAATGTCGACGGCGCCAAGGCCGCCGGCTGGCAAGCGGTGCTGTTCACCGATGCCGGGACGCTGCAAGCAGATCTTCAACGCTTTGGAATCAATGCGTGA
- a CDS encoding DsbA family protein, which translates to MSRTPFGQSFSRRNVLTSLAAIPAVALLAACSDSGEQAKAADVKPADPATAAKPASPAAVQVPEAQGTVDMAELLKPGALPDKQLGKDDAKVTIVEYASMTCPHCAHFAETTFPELKKKYIDTGKARYILREFPFDPSAEAGFMLARCAKDNYFPMVDVLFRQQANWVGVSNTKEALLQISKLAGFTQESFEACLTDQKLLDDVRSVQKRGANEFKVDSTPTFFINGKTYKGAMSIEEMSAIIDPLL; encoded by the coding sequence ATGAGCCGTACCCCGTTTGGCCAAAGCTTCTCTCGCAGAAACGTCCTGACTTCGCTGGCCGCCATCCCGGCGGTGGCCCTGCTCGCCGCCTGCAGCGATTCCGGCGAACAGGCCAAGGCTGCGGACGTCAAGCCCGCGGACCCGGCGACGGCCGCAAAGCCGGCCAGCCCCGCCGCGGTCCAGGTGCCGGAGGCGCAAGGCACGGTGGATATGGCCGAATTGCTGAAGCCGGGTGCGCTGCCCGACAAGCAGCTCGGCAAGGATGACGCCAAGGTCACCATCGTCGAATACGCCTCGATGACCTGCCCGCACTGCGCGCATTTCGCCGAGACCACCTTCCCGGAATTGAAGAAGAAGTACATCGATACCGGCAAGGCCCGCTACATCCTGCGCGAATTCCCGTTCGATCCGAGCGCAGAAGCCGGTTTCATGCTGGCGCGCTGCGCCAAGGACAACTATTTCCCGATGGTCGATGTCCTGTTCAGGCAGCAGGCGAACTGGGTTGGCGTCTCCAACACCAAGGAGGCGCTGCTGCAAATCTCCAAGCTGGCCGGTTTTACACAGGAGTCCTTCGAGGCCTGCTTGACGGACCAGAAACTTCTGGACGATGTGAGATCGGTCCAGAAGCGTGGCGCCAATGAATTCAAGGTCGACTCGACACCGACCTTCTTCATCAACGGTAAGACCTACAAAGGGGCGATGTCGATTGAGGAAATGTCGGCCATCATCGACCCTCTGCTCTGA
- the smc gene encoding chromosome segregation protein SMC, whose amino-acid sequence MKFSRLRLLGFKSFVEPGEFVIERGLTGIVGPNGCGKSNLVEALRWVMGESSYKNMRASGMDDVIFSGSGTRPARNTAEVTLFLDNSDRSAPSAFNDADELQVSRRIEREAGSLYRINGKEARAKDVQLLFADQSTGARSPSMVGQGRIGELIQAKPQARRALLEEAAGISGLHTRRHEAELRLKAAEQNLERLDDVVGELESQIESLKRQARQASRFKNLSADIRKAEATLLHLRWTLAKTQEGEARSALATATALVGDRAATQMNAAKEQGISAHRLPDLRDAEAAAAAAFQRLSIARSQIEEEAGRIRTRQAELERRLQQFDGDIAREERMVRDNADVLERLRAEEAALNSENAGAAEREATTRAAFEQAASTLAQSEARLAALTAERAEAAASRHQIERTLRETAERRDRFARQLADVDRELSDILAKVAGLPDPAEKRILVEQALALLEESEAAVAQAEQSVIDARGAESAARPPLQDARAELAGIETEARTLAKILNAASGDLFPSVLEQISVERGFETALGAALGEDLDVPLDRSAPAHWGESEIQPGDAALPEGIKSLASVVRAPAQLARRLAQIGIVEAVDGRRLQGLLAPGQRLVSREGALWRWDGLTASADAPTAAAQRLAQKNRLAELDAEAVQATLVLCQAEEALAQAEQALRQASEAERTTRQAGRDAQHRLDAARNALAEAEKAGGELSSRRAALDEARARIVDSHEETSAAFVEGEMLLQDAPDLGDLRLQLEQSSANVSRDRAALADARAVHEGLRREAEARTRRLDAIGAERSNWLVRAENASTQIASLGERKAEAEAERERLADAPDEIDAKRRALLSQLTEAETLRKAAADRLQEAETRQAELDKAATSAIQSLAEARETRARAEERLTAADERRLEVEARIQETLNTPPHLVIRHTGLEADDPMPEMPEIERQLDRLKIERERLGAVNLRAEEEQKELSDRLETIVSEREDIIEAIRKLRQAIQSLNREGRERLLAAFDVVNSHFQRLFSHLFGGGTAELQLIESEDPLEAGLEILARPPGKKPQTMTLLSGGEQALTAMSLIFAVFLTNPAPICVLDEVDAPLDDHNVERFCNLMDEMAKTTETRFVIITHNPITMARMDRLFGVTMAEQGVSQLVSVDLQAAEAMREAS is encoded by the coding sequence ATGAAGTTTTCGCGCCTCCGCCTTCTTGGTTTCAAGTCCTTCGTCGAACCCGGCGAGTTTGTCATCGAACGCGGCCTGACCGGCATTGTCGGGCCGAACGGGTGCGGCAAGTCGAACCTCGTCGAGGCGCTGCGCTGGGTGATGGGCGAAAGCTCCTACAAGAACATGCGCGCGTCCGGCATGGACGACGTGATCTTTTCCGGTTCGGGCACGCGTCCCGCCCGCAACACCGCCGAAGTCACGCTGTTCCTCGACAACAGCGACCGCTCGGCTCCATCAGCCTTCAACGATGCCGACGAACTGCAGGTGTCGCGCCGCATCGAACGCGAGGCCGGCTCGCTCTATCGCATCAATGGCAAGGAAGCGCGCGCCAAGGACGTGCAGCTTCTGTTCGCCGACCAGTCGACCGGCGCGCGCTCGCCCTCGATGGTCGGGCAGGGCCGTATCGGCGAACTGATCCAGGCCAAGCCGCAGGCGCGCCGCGCGCTTCTCGAAGAGGCCGCCGGCATTTCCGGCCTGCATACCCGCCGCCACGAGGCGGAACTGCGGCTCAAGGCGGCCGAGCAGAACCTCGAACGCCTGGACGATGTCGTCGGAGAGCTGGAAAGCCAGATCGAAAGCCTGAAGCGCCAGGCTCGCCAGGCTTCCCGCTTCAAGAACCTGTCCGCCGACATCCGCAAGGCCGAAGCCACGCTCTTGCATCTGCGCTGGACACTGGCCAAGACGCAGGAAGGCGAGGCGCGTTCGGCGCTGGCTACGGCCACGGCGCTCGTCGGCGACCGCGCCGCCACGCAGATGAACGCGGCCAAGGAGCAGGGCATCTCCGCCCATCGCTTGCCCGACCTGCGCGACGCGGAAGCCGCGGCTGCCGCGGCCTTCCAGCGACTGTCGATCGCCAGGTCGCAGATCGAGGAAGAAGCCGGCCGCATCCGCACCCGTCAGGCCGAACTCGAGCGCCGGTTGCAGCAGTTCGACGGCGATATCGCCCGCGAAGAGCGGATGGTGCGCGACAACGCCGACGTTCTCGAGCGCCTGCGCGCGGAAGAGGCCGCGCTGAACTCCGAAAACGCAGGCGCCGCGGAGCGCGAGGCCACGACCCGCGCGGCATTCGAACAGGCCGCCTCGACGCTTGCGCAAAGCGAAGCCAGGCTCGCCGCGCTGACCGCCGAGCGCGCCGAGGCTGCCGCCTCGCGCCATCAGATCGAACGGACTTTGCGCGAGACCGCGGAGCGGCGTGATCGCTTCGCCCGCCAGCTCGCCGATGTCGACCGCGAATTGTCGGATATCCTCGCCAAGGTGGCCGGCCTGCCGGATCCGGCCGAGAAACGGATCCTGGTCGAACAGGCGCTGGCATTGCTTGAAGAGTCGGAGGCTGCGGTGGCGCAGGCCGAGCAGTCGGTCATCGACGCTCGTGGCGCCGAAAGCGCCGCTCGTCCCCCGCTTCAGGACGCCAGGGCGGAACTGGCCGGGATCGAGACCGAAGCGCGTACGCTGGCCAAGATCCTGAACGCGGCCAGCGGTGATCTTTTCCCTTCCGTGCTGGAGCAGATCAGCGTCGAGCGCGGCTTCGAGACGGCTCTGGGAGCGGCCCTGGGCGAAGATCTCGACGTGCCGCTCGACCGCAGCGCACCGGCGCATTGGGGCGAAAGCGAAATCCAGCCCGGCGACGCCGCGCTTCCGGAAGGGATCAAGAGCCTGGCCAGCGTGGTACGCGCGCCGGCACAACTTGCCCGCCGCCTGGCGCAGATCGGTATCGTCGAGGCCGTTGACGGCCGCCGGTTGCAGGGGCTTCTGGCTCCCGGCCAGCGCCTGGTCAGTCGCGAGGGCGCGCTGTGGCGCTGGGACGGCCTGACCGCCAGCGCCGATGCACCGACCGCGGCGGCACAAAGGCTGGCGCAGAAGAACCGCCTTGCCGAACTCGACGCCGAAGCGGTGCAGGCGACGCTCGTCCTGTGCCAGGCCGAGGAAGCGCTGGCGCAGGCCGAGCAGGCGCTGCGCCAGGCAAGCGAAGCGGAGCGAACCACGCGCCAGGCCGGACGCGACGCCCAGCACCGGCTGGACGCCGCCCGCAATGCGCTGGCCGAGGCCGAAAAGGCCGGGGGTGAACTGTCGAGCCGGCGTGCCGCGCTGGACGAGGCGCGCGCCCGCATCGTCGACAGTCACGAGGAGACGTCGGCGGCTTTCGTCGAAGGCGAGATGTTGTTGCAGGACGCGCCGGATCTCGGCGATCTGCGATTGCAGCTCGAACAATCCTCGGCCAATGTCTCTCGCGACCGCGCCGCACTGGCTGACGCGCGCGCCGTCCATGAAGGCTTGCGGCGCGAAGCCGAGGCCCGCACGCGACGGCTGGACGCTATCGGCGCCGAGCGCAGCAACTGGCTGGTGCGCGCCGAAAACGCCTCGACACAGATCGCCTCGCTCGGCGAACGCAAGGCCGAGGCCGAGGCCGAGCGCGAACGGCTGGCCGACGCGCCCGACGAGATCGACGCCAAGCGTCGTGCGCTGCTGTCGCAGCTCACCGAAGCCGAGACCTTGCGCAAGGCGGCCGCCGACCGGCTGCAGGAGGCGGAGACCAGGCAGGCCGAACTGGACAAGGCGGCCACATCAGCCATCCAGTCGCTGGCCGAGGCGCGCGAAACCCGCGCCCGCGCCGAGGAACGGCTGACGGCGGCGGACGAACGCCGGCTGGAGGTCGAGGCGCGCATCCAGGAAACGCTGAACACGCCGCCGCATCTGGTCATCCGCCACACCGGCCTGGAAGCCGACGATCCGATGCCCGAGATGCCCGAGATCGAACGCCAGTTGGATCGGCTGAAGATCGAGCGCGAACGGCTCGGCGCCGTCAATTTGCGCGCCGAGGAAGAGCAGAAGGAGCTTTCCGATCGCCTGGAGACCATCGTCTCCGAGCGCGAGGACATCATCGAGGCGATCCGCAAGCTCAGACAAGCGATCCAGAGCCTCAACCGCGAAGGCCGAGAGCGGCTGCTGGCCGCTTTCGATGTGGTGAACAGCCATTTCCAGCGGCTGTTCTCGCATCTGTTCGGTGGCGGCACGGCGGAATTGCAGCTGATCGAATCCGAGGATCCGCTGGAGGCGGGGCTTGAAATCCTGGCCCGTCCGCCCGGCAAGAAGCCGCAGACCATGACGCTGCTGTCGGGCGGCGAGCAGGCGCTGACGGCGATGTCGCTGATCTTTGCCGTGTTCCTGACCAATCCGGCGCCGATCTGCGTGCTCGACGAAGTCGACGCGCCGCTCGACGATCACAATGTCGAGCGCTTCTGCAATCTCATGGACGAGATGGCCAAGACCACCGAGACACGTTTCGTCATCATCACCCATAATCCCATCACCATGGCGCGCATGGACCGGCTGTTCGGTGTGACCATGGCCGAGCAGGGCGTCAGCCAGTTGGTCTCCGTCGACTTGCAGGCCGCGGAAGCGATGCGCGAGGCGAGCTGA
- the mutY gene encoding A/G-specific adenine glycosylase produces MAPADQTRKAPTSKAISDDTASHLLAWYDTHHRELPWRITPREHARGVRPDPYRIWLSEVMLQQTTVEAVKSYFRAFVEKWPDVEALAAAPTEDVMKAWAGLGYYSRARNLKACADLVAARGGRFPDTETGLRELPGIGAYTSAAITAIAFDRPSAVVDGNVERVISRLFSITTPLSEAKAEIRAHVERMVPATRPGDFAQAVMDLGATICTPRRPRCMLCPLREDCSAVITGGPENFPVRLPKADKPLRRGAAFVATREDGAILLRKRPEKGLLGGMTEVPTTAWTARVDGATTQAAAPFPGDWRYAGTIMHVFTHFALELEVFRAHIKGDALAGYFWSPAHEISGEALPTVMKKAIEAAIPGATKKPSPLSTKRPHD; encoded by the coding sequence ATGGCACCAGCAGACCAGACCCGCAAGGCCCCGACAAGCAAAGCCATCTCAGACGATACGGCGTCACACCTGCTCGCCTGGTACGACACGCATCATCGCGAATTGCCGTGGCGCATCACCCCGCGCGAGCATGCACGCGGTGTGCGGCCCGACCCGTACCGTATCTGGCTGTCCGAGGTGATGCTGCAGCAGACCACCGTCGAAGCGGTGAAATCCTATTTCCGTGCCTTTGTCGAGAAATGGCCCGACGTCGAAGCGCTGGCCGCGGCGCCGACAGAGGATGTGATGAAAGCCTGGGCGGGGCTCGGCTATTACTCCCGCGCCCGCAATCTCAAGGCCTGTGCCGATCTGGTGGCGGCGCGCGGCGGCCGGTTTCCCGACACCGAGACCGGACTCCGGGAATTGCCGGGGATCGGCGCCTATACGTCGGCGGCCATTACGGCAATCGCCTTCGACCGTCCCTCCGCCGTTGTCGACGGCAATGTCGAACGCGTCATCTCACGACTGTTTTCGATCACGACGCCGCTGAGCGAAGCCAAGGCCGAGATACGGGCCCATGTCGAGCGCATGGTGCCGGCGACAAGGCCCGGCGACTTCGCCCAGGCGGTGATGGATCTCGGCGCCACGATCTGCACGCCACGCCGGCCGCGCTGCATGCTGTGCCCGCTGCGCGAGGACTGCAGCGCCGTCATTACAGGCGGCCCCGAGAATTTCCCGGTGCGGCTGCCGAAAGCCGACAAACCGCTGCGGCGCGGCGCGGCTTTCGTGGCCACGCGTGAGGACGGCGCCATTCTTTTGCGCAAGCGACCGGAAAAGGGGTTGCTCGGCGGCATGACGGAAGTGCCGACCACCGCCTGGACAGCGCGGGTCGACGGAGCCACGACGCAAGCCGCGGCGCCTTTTCCCGGCGACTGGCGGTACGCTGGAACCATCATGCATGTCTTCACCCATTTTGCTCTCGAACTCGAAGTCTTTCGCGCCCACATCAAAGGTGATGCACTGGCAGGGTATTTCTGGTCGCCCGCCCATGAGATTTCGGGCGAGGCGCTGCCCACTGTCATGAAAAAGGCAATCGAGGCTGCGATACCCGGCGCGACGAAAAAGCCGTCGCCATTGAGTACAAAGAGGCCCCATGACTGA